The following proteins are encoded in a genomic region of Synechococcus sp. ROS8604:
- a CDS encoding Crp/Fnr family transcriptional regulator: MLPEHIWIVVRGIVKLSCLNEQGDDVLIAIAGPNEPFGDPLTQLDLYQATTLDRCDLLGLSIQDVNSTPHLGINLMKAMIRRTHQSEALIALLGLRGVENRVKSFLELLAEDYGNPCNQGLKLDLRLTHQEIASAVSTTRVTVTKVLGQLKESGWLQYDSQQKMIISLLPKPNNHQQQNNRSIQAK; the protein is encoded by the coding sequence ATGCTCCCAGAGCATATTTGGATTGTTGTACGGGGCATCGTGAAATTAAGCTGCCTGAATGAGCAAGGTGATGATGTGTTAATTGCGATTGCAGGTCCAAATGAACCCTTTGGTGATCCGCTAACACAACTCGACCTCTACCAGGCCACCACGCTTGATCGTTGCGACTTGCTTGGTCTATCGATTCAAGATGTGAATTCAACGCCTCATCTGGGCATCAATCTGATGAAGGCGATGATCAGAAGAACCCATCAGTCAGAAGCTCTCATTGCTCTTTTAGGACTGCGTGGTGTAGAAAATCGTGTAAAAAGTTTTTTAGAGTTATTAGCAGAAGATTATGGCAATCCATGCAACCAAGGGCTAAAATTAGATTTACGCCTTACACATCAGGAAATAGCAAGTGCTGTCAGCACAACCCGAGTTACCGTCACAAAGGTATTAGGTCAACTCAAAGAGAGTGGTTGGCTTCAATATGATAGCCAACAAAAGATGATTATAAGTCTTCTCCCGAAACCAAACAACCACCAACAGCAAAACAATCGATCAATTCAAGCCAAATAA
- a CDS encoding response regulator transcription factor, with protein sequence MTSDFFDISNAARLLVVDQDQETRELICGVLKEEGFEVKALADGLIAWDLLQQEEFELIILDRKLPGVSGFDLCRKLRMQNNQSLVLMTSGLNTEADRVMGLEVGADDYLIKPFGYREFLARCRALLRRHPSSGAAPISAKFECCDLKLFPDECRASRDGCDIKLSPKEFKLLELFMQHPKRVWSRDELLDQIWGVDYIGDKKTVDVHIRWLREKIEVNPSSPARIFTVRDFGYRFC encoded by the coding sequence ATGACATCAGATTTTTTCGACATTTCTAATGCCGCCCGTCTCTTGGTTGTTGATCAAGATCAAGAAACTCGTGAACTCATCTGTGGCGTTCTCAAAGAGGAGGGATTCGAGGTTAAAGCTTTGGCTGATGGATTGATTGCATGGGATCTTTTACAGCAGGAAGAGTTTGAGTTAATTATTCTTGATCGTAAGCTCCCCGGTGTCAGTGGCTTTGACCTTTGTAGAAAACTTCGAATGCAAAATAATCAATCTCTTGTTCTAATGACTAGTGGTTTAAATACGGAAGCTGATCGTGTTATGGGTCTTGAAGTTGGTGCAGACGACTATTTGATCAAGCCATTTGGATATCGTGAGTTTTTGGCTCGTTGCAGAGCCCTTTTGCGGCGCCATCCATCAAGTGGAGCGGCACCTATTTCTGCAAAGTTTGAATGCTGTGATCTCAAACTTTTTCCGGATGAATGTAGGGCTTCTCGAGATGGCTGTGATATTAAACTTTCACCTAAAGAATTTAAACTTTTAGAGTTGTTCATGCAGCACCCAAAGAGAGTGTGGAGTCGTGACGAATTGCTTGATCAGATTTGGGGTGTCGACTATATCGGTGACAAAAAGACGGTTGATGTTCATATTCGTTGGCTGCGTGAAAAAATTGAAGTCAATCCTTCTAGTCCAGCTAGGATCTTTACGGTTCGAGATTTTGGGTACCGCTTTTGCTGA
- a CDS encoding iron uptake porin: MKLFHQLLVAPAALGLLAPVAANATELNINGVSDYAASSASNSREQVTSITQFSDVYPTDWAYQALSNLIERYGCVAGYPNGTYRGNRAMTRFEAAALLNACLDRVTEVTDELKRLMKEFEKELAILKGRVDGLEARVGELEATQFSTTTKLKGKSTFVIGAVNAGGDSRKGRAYKEGGGADAYNSEYGAFTFNYDNRLVFDTSFTGKDKLRTRLRTGNFGNSAFGGAGSNLTALDIASKTDNSVTIDRLYYKFPVGKDFTFIAGALARNTESLAMWPSKYNKGGAKILDFFAVAGVPGVYNKETGQLIAAYWQQDVAKGDPGFSISANYVADDGEGNNSNPSEGGFMTDNSRANLLAQIGWGNGQYGAAAAYRYGQCKSGMRRSTSFVKANDFNLKCQGGSDSRSSNSFALNAYWQPEDPGFIPSISVGWAINTINGDNIVDGSYTTSQSWFTGLKWEDAFMEGNALGFAFGQPTFATALKGSDTPYDGNYAFELYYNFQVTDNIAITPALFYLSRPEGQLTQKTVTNGSGYDGQFNIFGGLIQTTFKF; this comes from the coding sequence ATGAAACTTTTCCATCAACTGCTGGTGGCCCCAGCTGCCCTGGGCCTTCTGGCACCTGTGGCTGCGAATGCCACTGAGCTCAATATCAACGGTGTGTCTGATTACGCCGCCAGCTCTGCATCGAACAGCCGCGAGCAAGTCACCAGCATCACTCAGTTTTCTGACGTTTACCCAACCGACTGGGCTTATCAGGCACTCAGCAACCTGATCGAGCGCTACGGCTGTGTTGCTGGTTATCCCAACGGCACCTACCGCGGTAACAGGGCGATGACCCGCTTTGAAGCGGCTGCTCTGTTGAACGCCTGTCTCGACCGCGTCACCGAAGTGACCGACGAGCTCAAGCGCCTGATGAAAGAGTTTGAAAAGGAACTCGCCATCCTCAAGGGCCGTGTTGACGGACTTGAGGCCCGCGTTGGCGAACTGGAAGCCACTCAGTTCTCCACCACTACCAAGTTGAAAGGCAAAAGCACTTTCGTGATTGGTGCTGTTAATGCTGGCGGAGACAGCCGGAAAGGTAGGGCTTACAAAGAGGGGGGAGGTGCTGACGCCTACAACAGCGAATACGGTGCTTTTACCTTCAATTATGACAACCGTTTAGTCTTTGATACCAGCTTCACAGGCAAAGATAAGTTACGTACTCGTCTTCGTACCGGTAACTTCGGGAATTCCGCATTTGGTGGTGCGGGCAGTAATTTAACTGCCCTGGATATCGCATCCAAGACAGATAATAGTGTCACTATTGATCGTCTGTATTATAAATTCCCGGTCGGTAAGGATTTCACATTCATTGCTGGTGCCCTGGCAAGGAATACCGAATCATTGGCAATGTGGCCTTCTAAGTACAATAAAGGTGGAGCAAAGATTCTCGATTTCTTTGCTGTAGCAGGTGTTCCAGGCGTTTATAACAAGGAAACAGGTCAGCTAATTGCTGCTTACTGGCAGCAAGATGTTGCGAAGGGCGATCCTGGTTTCAGCATTAGTGCCAACTATGTTGCAGATGATGGAGAGGGAAATAACTCTAATCCATCTGAAGGTGGTTTTATGACAGATAATTCTCGCGCCAACCTTCTTGCACAAATTGGTTGGGGTAATGGTCAATATGGTGCAGCTGCTGCTTATAGATATGGTCAGTGCAAGTCAGGCATGCGCCGCTCTACTTCTTTCGTAAAGGCCAATGACTTCAACCTCAAGTGTCAAGGTGGTAGCGATAGCCGCTCTTCCAATAGCTTCGCGCTAAATGCCTATTGGCAGCCAGAGGATCCTGGATTTATTCCTTCGATCTCTGTCGGTTGGGCGATCAATACAATTAATGGCGATAATATTGTAGATGGCAGCTACACCACTTCTCAGAGTTGGTTCACAGGTCTGAAGTGGGAAGATGCATTTATGGAGGGCAATGCCCTTGGCTTCGCCTTTGGTCAGCCTACATTCGCTACTGCACTTAAAGGTAGTGATACTCCTTATGATGGCAACTATGCTTTCGAGTTGTATTACAACTTCCAGGTGACGGATAACATTGCTATCACCCCAGCATTGTTCTATCTGTCTCGTCCTGAAGGGCAGCTTACCCAAAAAACAGTAACGAACGGAAGCGGCTATGACGGCCAGTTCAACATCTTTGGTGGATTGATTCAAACAACCTTTAAATTCTAA
- a CDS encoding NAD(P)H dehydrogenase assembly family protein yields MTVSIGDQVRLISPMPYLKTADPMPMLRPSDLVGSDESGAVVALHPLEIAAVRFRRGTFLIPINRLCPDGAEEER; encoded by the coding sequence ATGACCGTTTCCATCGGTGACCAAGTCCGACTGATCAGCCCGATGCCCTATCTCAAAACGGCAGATCCAATGCCAATGCTTCGGCCTTCCGATCTCGTTGGCAGTGATGAATCCGGAGCGGTGGTTGCTCTCCATCCCCTCGAAATTGCCGCTGTGCGCTTTCGGCGAGGCACCTTTTTAATTCCGATCAATCGTTTATGTCCCGATGGAGCAGAGGAGGAACGTTAA
- a CDS encoding biotin transporter BioY, which yields MRALATWSGAIAGILLILVGSLIPAAVLLPVAEIPPRLLSLPSTWQVPALLLCALVCGPRSGVMAAVAYITVGLVDLPVFHDGGGLDYVQTPAFGYLAGFVPAAWLTGRLAHQAGMNDSARLTLAGIAGVITIQLCGILNLLLGTVLSRWSESLPDLLFSYSLGPLLAQLTLCVAIALIALPIRRLLWIE from the coding sequence GTGCGGGCTCTTGCCACTTGGAGCGGCGCGATCGCGGGAATACTTCTCATTCTTGTGGGCAGTTTGATTCCTGCTGCCGTTTTGCTGCCCGTTGCAGAGATTCCTCCCCGATTGCTGAGTTTGCCCAGCACCTGGCAAGTGCCAGCACTCCTGCTGTGCGCCCTTGTCTGCGGCCCACGATCGGGCGTGATGGCAGCGGTTGCCTACATCACGGTGGGGTTGGTTGATCTTCCGGTCTTCCATGACGGTGGAGGTTTGGACTACGTGCAAACCCCAGCCTTTGGCTATCTCGCTGGCTTTGTTCCAGCAGCCTGGCTCACGGGACGTCTTGCCCACCAAGCAGGGATGAACGACTCAGCGCGCCTCACGTTGGCGGGCATTGCCGGCGTCATCACAATTCAGCTATGCGGAATTCTTAACTTGCTTCTCGGAACGGTTTTGAGCCGTTGGAGTGAATCACTTCCTGATTTGTTGTTCAGTTACAGCCTCGGTCCCTTATTAGCCCAACTGACGCTTTGCGTGGCCATTGCCCTCATTGCGCTGCCCATTCGTCGTTTGCTCTGGATCGAATGA
- the lspA gene encoding signal peptidase II: protein MISRSNRLIRRRTVVLISLLILLMDQASKYWARFHLLPNLSQPFLPGLLQLRLVRNTGAAFSMLSDSTALLSVLSLLVSVGLLGWIWRSKRLDLWLGLALACLLGGTLGNGIDRWQLGYVTDFLELVPFRFPIFNGADIAINLAVLCFAIDALSQRNGQAKS from the coding sequence ATGATCAGCCGCAGCAACCGACTGATCCGGCGTCGCACAGTTGTGTTGATCAGCCTGTTGATCCTGCTGATGGATCAAGCGTCCAAATATTGGGCTCGATTCCACCTGCTTCCAAATTTGTCGCAGCCATTCCTCCCAGGATTGCTGCAGTTGCGGCTGGTACGCAACACCGGTGCCGCCTTCAGCATGTTGAGTGACTCCACAGCCCTTCTCAGCGTTCTCAGCCTGCTCGTTTCGGTTGGTTTGCTGGGCTGGATCTGGCGATCCAAGCGACTTGATCTTTGGTTAGGTCTTGCTCTGGCCTGTCTGCTGGGAGGAACGCTGGGCAATGGCATCGACCGCTGGCAACTGGGATATGTCACGGACTTCCTCGAGCTCGTGCCATTCCGTTTTCCCATCTTCAATGGCGCGGACATCGCCATCAACCTCGCCGTCCTCTGCTTCGCCATCGACGCTCTCTCCCAACGCAATGGACAAGCGAAATCCTGA
- a CDS encoding transglycosylase domain-containing protein, which yields MDKRNPDGPCSAQLIIHQDDQEVRSIALHGDGYRIGRDGPLEVSIDHPAVSRQHAVLQRQGRHWILQDLDSTNGLWWKGRRVKQLELRDGDVVQFAPSLDATAPFLQFVDAAGRRRHRIERWLGFFVLGCLGGGGALLLLSHITMPIRGQLARVRGPVAIYDGNNQPLASVDSSRHRELRSVKAFSPLLVDALLSSEDNRFWWHPGVDPIGTLRAFSTNLIGGQVLEGGSSLTQQLARSLYPNYVGDGDTLARKWKELLVSLQLESRFSKSQLLLSYLNRVYLGVGWGFEDASRVFFDQSAADLNVQQAALLVGLLPSPNGHDPCQFPQRALKARNRVINKMADGGRLSLEQARLARRQPIQLAKEACSREQVSRSAPFYTDQVRRDLKALVGPDVADEGNFLIETHLDPVLQSVLERQLSGLLANSGTLGVQEGAAVVLDSRTGGVLAIAGGRDYNASQFNRASMALRQPGSTFKLITYLAALEQGLKPNDTLDCSPLRWGGQRFDSTCSGQLTLASAFASSHNTAALRLAQRVGLEQVVSLAKRLGITTPLDPVPGLALGQSEVRLIELTSAYAAVANGGIWQAPTTIRRLLDAETCRLDRPSGCGSLNGHSGIGHDSTGERQAARRVLKGQTAQQMQGLMRSVIRSGTGRAASLGGQEGGKTGTTNDGRDLLFIGYEPSRHWVLGIWLGNDDNSPSASSSAVAASLWGRIIRAAGQGGVAGR from the coding sequence ATGGACAAGCGAAATCCTGACGGCCCCTGCTCAGCCCAACTGATCATTCATCAGGACGATCAGGAGGTTCGTTCCATTGCCTTGCATGGCGACGGCTATCGCATTGGCCGCGATGGTCCTCTGGAAGTGAGCATCGATCATCCAGCCGTCAGCCGCCAACACGCTGTGCTGCAACGTCAGGGGCGGCACTGGATCCTTCAAGATTTGGATTCCACCAATGGCTTGTGGTGGAAAGGCCGGCGGGTCAAGCAGCTGGAACTACGCGATGGAGACGTGGTTCAGTTCGCGCCCTCCCTAGACGCCACGGCTCCCTTTCTGCAGTTTGTTGACGCCGCAGGGCGACGTCGCCATCGGATCGAACGCTGGTTGGGCTTTTTCGTATTGGGATGCCTGGGCGGCGGTGGTGCTCTGCTGCTGCTCTCCCACATCACCATGCCGATCCGTGGGCAACTGGCACGCGTGCGCGGTCCGGTGGCCATCTACGACGGCAACAACCAACCGCTCGCCTCCGTTGACTCCAGTCGTCATCGCGAGCTCAGGTCGGTAAAGGCGTTCTCCCCTTTGCTCGTTGATGCTCTTCTGAGTAGTGAGGACAACCGCTTCTGGTGGCATCCGGGCGTCGATCCCATTGGCACGTTGAGAGCCTTCAGCACCAATTTGATCGGCGGACAGGTGCTGGAGGGAGGCAGCAGTCTCACGCAACAATTAGCTCGCAGCCTGTATCCCAATTACGTAGGAGATGGAGACACCCTGGCGAGGAAATGGAAAGAGCTGCTTGTGTCCTTGCAGTTGGAAAGTCGCTTCAGCAAAAGCCAATTGCTGCTGAGCTATCTCAACCGCGTGTACTTGGGCGTTGGTTGGGGATTCGAAGATGCCTCACGCGTGTTTTTTGATCAATCCGCAGCAGATCTAAACGTGCAGCAGGCTGCACTTCTTGTGGGTTTATTGCCATCACCCAATGGCCACGATCCCTGTCAGTTTCCCCAGCGCGCTTTAAAAGCGCGTAATCGGGTGATCAACAAAATGGCCGATGGCGGTCGACTCTCCCTGGAGCAGGCGCGACTGGCGCGTCGTCAACCGATTCAGCTTGCAAAAGAGGCCTGCAGTCGGGAGCAGGTCAGTCGCTCAGCACCCTTCTACACCGATCAAGTGCGCCGAGACCTCAAAGCGCTAGTGGGTCCAGACGTGGCGGATGAAGGAAATTTCTTGATCGAAACGCACTTAGACCCTGTTCTGCAATCTGTGCTGGAACGCCAATTGAGCGGTTTGTTGGCCAACAGCGGAACGCTGGGTGTTCAAGAGGGGGCTGCTGTTGTGCTCGACAGCCGCACGGGCGGAGTTCTCGCCATCGCCGGAGGTCGTGACTACAACGCGAGCCAGTTCAACCGTGCCTCAATGGCGTTGCGGCAACCAGGAAGCACCTTCAAACTCATCACTTACTTGGCGGCCCTGGAACAAGGCCTGAAACCCAACGACACCTTGGATTGCAGCCCCCTTCGCTGGGGAGGACAGCGCTTCGACAGCACCTGTTCGGGCCAACTGACCTTGGCCAGTGCCTTCGCCTCAAGCCACAACACCGCAGCGCTGCGCTTGGCCCAACGCGTGGGCCTGGAGCAAGTGGTGAGCTTGGCAAAACGCCTGGGAATCACCACTCCCTTGGATCCTGTACCGGGGCTCGCTCTTGGACAGAGTGAAGTTCGCTTAATTGAGCTCACCAGTGCCTATGCCGCTGTGGCCAATGGCGGCATCTGGCAAGCGCCTACCACCATTCGTCGTTTGCTTGATGCTGAAACCTGCCGCTTGGATCGACCGAGTGGCTGCGGCAGCCTCAATGGACATAGCGGCATTGGTCATGACAGCACTGGGGAGCGCCAAGCGGCCCGTCGTGTGTTGAAGGGACAGACAGCGCAGCAAATGCAGGGATTGATGCGATCGGTGATTCGCAGCGGCACCGGCCGAGCCGCCTCGCTGGGTGGACAGGAAGGCGGAAAAACAGGAACCACCAACGATGGCCGTGACCTGCTGTTCATTGGCTATGAGCCGAGTCGCCATTGGGTGCTGGGAATCTGGCTGGGCAACGATGACAACAGTCCCTCAGCCAGTTCCAGCGCCGTAGCAGCCTCTCTTTGGGGCCGGATCATTCGTGCCGCAGGACAGGGCGGTGTGGCGGGCCGATGA
- a CDS encoding YcjF family protein, giving the protein MKGSNRLILLAAAGLILLLVLGLVLQAIRNLLWDLSYILPPWLVGPVLLIGTLLVLAFVIQIGWPWWKGWKSRRGANNASSTAPSPPGSRRQAAEQSLESIDRLLERLQDDVARQALHLERERVARELARGDLVVVVFGTGSSGKTSLIRALLQDIVGRVGAAMGSTTGSQTYRLRLNKLERGLQLVDTPGILESGLDGRDREQEARERASRADLMLVVVDGDLRSAEWDVVRSLAGLGKRLMLVLNKCDLRGEEEEKRLLALLRGRCKGLLAAEDVIPTSAAPQSLPRPGQKPWQPPAEVAVLLQRMAVVLHADGEELLADNILLQCRTLGDKGRSLLNRQRQTEARRIVDRYSWISAGVVAATPLPGIDLLGTAAVNAQMVMEVAKVYNVQLTRDKAQELAVSVGRTLAGLGVVKGGVALIGTALSVNLPTLLLGKAVQGVAAAWLTRIAGASFITYFQQDQDWGDGGVQDVVQRHYELNRRDSALKRFLDTALRQVVEPLRQTAKKRLPPQPGPRAGEDASGPGHREP; this is encoded by the coding sequence ATGAAGGGATCCAATCGCCTGATTTTGTTGGCTGCCGCAGGGCTGATTCTCCTGCTGGTGCTTGGACTGGTGCTTCAGGCGATTCGCAATCTGCTCTGGGATCTCAGCTATATCCTTCCGCCCTGGCTGGTGGGTCCAGTGCTGCTCATCGGCACCCTCCTGGTGCTTGCTTTTGTCATACAGATTGGCTGGCCCTGGTGGAAGGGATGGAAAAGCCGTCGCGGAGCCAACAACGCCAGCAGCACAGCCCCTTCACCGCCTGGGTCGCGTCGACAAGCAGCTGAACAGAGCCTGGAAAGCATTGATCGCCTTTTAGAGCGTCTTCAAGACGACGTAGCCCGGCAAGCGCTGCATCTGGAACGGGAACGCGTTGCCCGTGAATTGGCCCGCGGCGATTTGGTGGTGGTGGTGTTTGGCACGGGCTCCAGTGGGAAAACATCCCTGATTCGTGCCCTTCTCCAAGACATTGTTGGGCGTGTTGGAGCAGCAATGGGCTCCACAACCGGCAGCCAGACCTATCGGCTTCGCCTCAACAAGCTGGAGCGCGGGCTGCAATTGGTGGATACCCCAGGAATCCTGGAAAGCGGCCTTGACGGAAGAGATCGGGAACAGGAAGCCCGGGAACGCGCCAGCCGTGCCGACTTGATGCTGGTGGTGGTGGATGGAGATCTTCGCTCTGCCGAATGGGATGTGGTGCGCAGCCTTGCGGGCTTGGGCAAGCGCTTGATGTTGGTCTTGAACAAATGCGATTTAAGAGGAGAGGAGGAGGAAAAGCGTCTACTGGCCTTGCTACGCGGACGTTGCAAAGGCCTGCTGGCTGCTGAGGATGTGATCCCAACCAGCGCCGCTCCCCAATCCTTGCCAAGACCTGGCCAAAAACCCTGGCAACCTCCTGCTGAGGTGGCGGTGCTGCTCCAACGCATGGCCGTGGTGCTGCACGCCGACGGCGAAGAGCTCTTAGCGGACAACATTCTTCTTCAATGCAGGACGCTGGGCGATAAGGGGCGATCGCTGCTCAACCGCCAGCGGCAGACCGAAGCGCGACGGATCGTGGATCGTTACAGCTGGATTAGTGCTGGCGTGGTGGCAGCGACACCACTCCCCGGCATCGACTTGCTGGGCACCGCGGCAGTGAATGCCCAGATGGTGATGGAGGTCGCGAAGGTCTACAACGTGCAGTTAACCCGGGACAAAGCTCAGGAGTTGGCCGTCTCGGTGGGGAGAACCCTGGCAGGCCTCGGTGTTGTGAAAGGCGGGGTGGCCTTGATCGGCACAGCACTCAGTGTGAATCTGCCCACCCTGCTCCTGGGAAAAGCCGTTCAGGGCGTGGCTGCTGCCTGGCTGACGCGGATTGCCGGAGCCAGTTTCATCACCTATTTCCAGCAAGATCAAGATTGGGGAGATGGTGGCGTGCAGGACGTTGTGCAGCGGCACTACGAGCTCAACCGTCGCGATAGCGCCCTCAAGCGATTTCTCGACACCGCTCTCAGGCAGGTGGTGGAACCATTGCGCCAGACGGCAAAGAAGCGCTTACCACCCCAACCAGGGCCTCGGGCGGGGGAGGACGCATCGGGCCCCGGGCATCGAGAACCGTGA
- a CDS encoding aminotransferase class V-fold PLP-dependent enzyme, whose product MIIPHLVFLVGPSRNPEPVALSAFASPDALDPQLLQFLEGASERLCNWIGSAAERGPLPALRVLPDAAPQTHGRSMEQLLDDLQQVMDGAFQPSHPGAIAHLDPPPLSASIAADLICAGLNNNLLAEELSPSLSHLERQLCAWFAERIGFPAGASGVAASGGTLSNLIALVAARHHAGLDHNPEAVVVVSADAHVSWHKAARVMGLQRDGVRAIPVNEQGLIDLQLLEAALAALASEGRPCIAVVATAGTTVRGAIDPVSAIADFCGRLGLWLHVDGAIGAVFALSAHTTHLLHGIARADSITVNPQKVLGITKTSSLLLVRNPSVLAEAFSTGLPYMEPALEHDHGGELGLQGSRPAEVLKLWLGLRQLGESGIEQVLSAAIARREYLQQQLDPNRLMILSGPLHVLACRPQRGQAQQHESWSIETRRLLLSQGIMVSRPLHQGRHHLKAVLGNPHTHDGLLDQLASALNQSVEVRP is encoded by the coding sequence ATGATCATTCCCCATCTTGTCTTCTTGGTCGGACCTTCAAGGAATCCTGAACCGGTCGCTCTTTCGGCGTTTGCTTCACCCGATGCGCTTGACCCTCAACTCCTTCAGTTTTTGGAGGGTGCTTCCGAGCGCTTATGCAACTGGATCGGTTCGGCGGCTGAGAGGGGTCCTTTGCCAGCACTTCGAGTGCTGCCAGATGCTGCTCCGCAGACCCATGGACGCTCCATGGAGCAACTTCTGGATGACCTTCAGCAGGTGATGGATGGGGCGTTTCAGCCTTCCCACCCCGGGGCGATTGCCCATCTCGATCCGCCGCCGTTGAGTGCGTCGATCGCTGCAGATTTGATCTGCGCCGGGCTGAATAACAACCTTTTGGCCGAAGAGCTGTCTCCCAGTTTGAGTCATCTCGAACGGCAGCTTTGCGCCTGGTTTGCTGAGCGCATTGGCTTTCCTGCAGGGGCTTCTGGTGTTGCGGCAAGTGGCGGCACGCTCAGCAATTTGATCGCCTTGGTTGCCGCTCGCCATCACGCTGGCTTGGACCACAACCCAGAGGCCGTGGTGGTGGTGAGTGCTGATGCGCACGTGTCATGGCACAAGGCAGCGCGCGTCATGGGGCTTCAACGGGATGGTGTTCGTGCCATTCCAGTGAACGAGCAAGGGCTCATTGATCTGCAGCTACTAGAGGCTGCCTTGGCAGCGCTTGCAAGCGAGGGACGCCCTTGTATCGCAGTTGTTGCAACAGCAGGCACCACTGTGCGCGGAGCCATCGACCCCGTGTCTGCCATCGCTGATTTCTGCGGTCGGTTGGGTCTATGGCTGCATGTGGATGGGGCGATCGGTGCGGTTTTTGCTCTCAGCGCCCACACCACCCATCTGCTTCACGGGATTGCGCGCGCTGATTCGATCACCGTGAATCCTCAGAAAGTTCTCGGCATTACAAAGACCTCATCGCTTCTCTTGGTTCGCAATCCCTCCGTTCTGGCTGAAGCTTTCTCCACAGGCCTTCCCTATATGGAGCCAGCCCTCGAGCACGATCACGGCGGAGAACTGGGGTTGCAGGGAAGCCGTCCCGCGGAAGTGCTCAAACTCTGGCTTGGTTTGCGGCAACTTGGTGAATCGGGAATTGAGCAGGTGTTGTCCGCTGCGATTGCTCGCCGTGAGTACCTCCAGCAACAACTGGATCCCAACAGGCTGATGATTCTCTCGGGCCCTTTGCATGTGCTCGCCTGTCGGCCGCAACGAGGACAGGCCCAGCAGCACGAAAGCTGGTCGATCGAGACACGCCGGCTCTTGCTCAGCCAAGGCATCATGGTGTCGAGGCCGCTCCATCAGGGACGGCATCATCTCAAGGCTGTCCTTGGTAACCCCCACACCCATGACGGTTTGTTGGATCAACTGGCATCCGCTCTGAATCAATCCGTGGAGGTTCGGCCCTAA
- a CDS encoding nucleoside deaminase has protein sequence MVQSPIDLSPTQMQAWMGRLIERARRFGERGDVPVCAIVLDQRGRCIGHGMNQRELNNDPLGHAELMAIRQACLLQDDWRLNDCTLLVTLEPCPMCAGALVQARVGQVIFAATDPKRGALGSTINLATHTSAHHRMSVIGGVRGEEAKVMLSGWFKQQRRRSVGTGEAPFQTDSTTC, from the coding sequence ATGGTGCAGTCTCCAATCGACCTATCTCCAACGCAGATGCAAGCCTGGATGGGACGTTTGATTGAACGCGCGCGTCGTTTCGGCGAACGGGGAGACGTTCCCGTTTGCGCCATTGTTTTGGATCAGCGAGGCCGCTGCATTGGCCATGGCATGAACCAGAGGGAGCTCAACAATGACCCGCTTGGGCACGCGGAGTTGATGGCCATTCGTCAGGCCTGCCTGTTGCAGGATGACTGGCGTCTGAATGACTGCACCCTGTTGGTGACCTTGGAGCCGTGTCCAATGTGTGCCGGCGCCTTGGTTCAAGCAAGAGTCGGACAGGTCATCTTTGCTGCCACGGACCCGAAGCGAGGAGCCTTGGGGAGCACGATCAACTTGGCGACTCACACCAGTGCACACCACCGAATGTCCGTGATCGGTGGTGTGCGGGGTGAAGAGGCGAAAGTGATGCTGTCGGGCTGGTTTAAGCAGCAACGGCGACGTTCTGTCGGAACTGGGGAAGCTCCGTTTCAAACAGATTCAACAACCTGCTGA